In Bubalus bubalis isolate 160015118507 breed Murrah chromosome 3, NDDB_SH_1, whole genome shotgun sequence, a genomic segment contains:
- the LOC112583518 gene encoding keratin-associated protein 4-7-like isoform X2: MVSSCCGSVCSDQSCGRSLCQETCCRPCCCQTTCCRTTCCRPSCGVSSCCRPVCCQPTCPRPTCCISSCYRPSCCVSSCGSSCCRPTCCISSCCRRQCCQPTCSHPTCCISSCSHPSCCGSSCCRPTCCISSCCRPQCCQPVCCQPTCSRISSCCRPSCCGSGCCLRPVCGRVSCHTTCYRPTCVISTCPRPVCCPSSCC; this comes from the exons ATGGTCAGCTCCTGTTGTGGCTCCGTCTGCTCTGACCAGAGCTGTGGTCGAAGTCTCTGCCAGGAAACCTGCTGCCGCCCCTGCTGCTGCCAGACCACCTGCTGCAGGACCACCTGCTGCCGCCCCAGCTGTGGTGTGTCCAGCTGCTGCCGCCCCGTCTGCTGCCAGCCCACCTGCCCTCGCCCCACCTGCTGCATCTCTAGCTGCTACCGCCCCTCCTGCTGTGTTTCCAGCTGTGGGTCCAGCTGCTGCAGGCCCACCTGCTGCATCTCCAGCTGCTGCAGGCGCCAGTGCTGCCAGCCCACCTGCTCTCACCCCACCTGCTGCATCTCTAGCTGCTCCCACCCCTCCTGCTGTGG GTCCAGCTGCTGCAGGCCTACCTGCTGCATCTCCAGCTGCTGCAGGCCCCAGTGCTGCCAGCCTGTGTGCTGCCAGCCCACCTGCTCCCGCATCTCCAGCTGCTGCCGCCCCTCTTGCTGTGGCTCCGGCTGCTGCCTGCGCCCAGTGTGTGGCCGGGTCTCCTGCCACACCACTTGCTATCGCCCCACCTGTGTCATCTCCACCTGCCCCCGCCCCGTGTGCTGTCCCTCCTCTTGCTGCTGA
- the LOC123464528 gene encoding keratin-associated protein 4-11-like: MVSSCCGSVCSDQSCGRSLCLETCCRPSCCQTTCCRTTCCRTTCCRPSCGVSSCCRPVCCQPTCPSPTCCISSCYRPSCCVSSCGSSCCRPTCCISSCCRPRCCQPVCCQPTCSRTSSCCRPSCCGSSCCLRPVCGRVSCHTTCYRPTCVISTCPRPVCCPSSCC; this comes from the coding sequence ATGGTCAGCTCCTGCTGTGGCTCCGTCTGCTCTGACCAGAGCTGTGGCCGAAGTCTCTGCCTGGAGACCTGCTGCCGCCCCAGCTGCTGCCAGACCACCTGCTGCAGGACCACCTGCTGCAGGACCACCTGCTGCCGCCCCAGCTGTGGTGTGTCCAGCTGCTGCCGCCCAGTCTGCTGCCAGCCCACCTGCCCTAGCCCCACCTGCTGCATCTCTAGCTGCTACCGCCCCTCCTGCTGTGTTTCCAGCTGTGGCTCCAGCTGCTGCAGGCCCACCTGCTGCATCTCCAGCTGCTGCAGGCCCCGGTGCTGCCAGCCTGTGTGCTGCCAGCCCACCTGCTCCCGAACCTCCAGCTGCTGCCGCCCCTCTTGCTGTGGCTCCAGCTGCTGCCTGCGCCCAGTGTGTGGCCGGGTCTCCTGCCACACCACTTGCTATCGCCCCACCTGTGTCATCTCCACCTGCCCCCGCCCCGTGTGCTGTC
- the LOC112583519 gene encoding keratin-associated protein 4-12-like isoform X1, whose protein sequence is MVSSCCGSVCSDQSCGRSLCLETCCRPSCCQTTCCRTTCCRPSCGVSSCCRPVCCQPTCPRPTCCISSCYRPSCCVSSCGSSCCRPTCCISSCCRRQCCQPTCSHPTCCISSCSHPSCCGSSCGSSCCRPTCCISSCYRPSCCGSSCGSSCCRPTCCIASCYRPSCCASSCGSSCCRPTCCISSCCRPRCCQPVCCQPTCSRISSCCRPSCCGSACCLRPVCGRVSCHTTCYRPTCVISTCPRPVCCPSSCC, encoded by the coding sequence ATGGTCAGCTCCTGTTGTGGCTCCGTCTGCTCTGACCAGAGCTGTGGTCGAAGTCTCTGCCTGGAGACCTGCTGCCGCCCCAGCTGCTGCCAGACCACCTGCTGCAGGACCACCTGCTGCCGCCCCAGCTGTGGTGTGTCCAGCTGCTGCCGCCCGGTCTGCTGCCAGCCCACCTGCCCTCGCCCCACCTGCTGCATCTCTAGCTGCTATCGCCCCTCCTGCTGTGTTTCCAGCTGTGGTTCCAGCTGCTGCAGGCCTACCTGCTGCATCTCCAGCTGCTGCAGGCGCCAGTGCTGCCAGCCCACCTGCTCTCACCCCACCTGCTGCATCTCTAGCTGCTCCCACCCCTCCTGCTGTGGGTCCAGCTGTGGGTCCAGCTGCTGCAGGCCCACCTGCTGCATCTCCAGCTGCTACCGCCCCTCCTGCTGTGGGTCCAGCTGTGGGTCCAGCTGCTGCAGGCCTACCTGCTGCATCGCCAGCTGCTACCGCCCCTCCTGCTGTGCATCCAGCTGTGGGTCCAGCTGCTGCAGGCCTACCTGCTGCATCTCCAGCTGCTGCAGGCCCCGGTGCTGCCAGCCTGTGTGCTGCCAGCCCACCTGCTCCCGCATCTCCAGCTGCTGCCGCCCCTCTTGCTGTGGCTCCGCCTGCTGCCTGCGCCCAGTGTGTGGCCGGGTCTCCTGCCACACCACTTGCTATCGCCCCACCTGTGTCATCTCCACCTGCCCCCGCCCCGTGTGCTGTCCCTCCTCTTGCTGCTGA
- the LOC112583518 gene encoding keratin-associated protein 4-3-like isoform X1, protein MVSSCCGSVCSDQSCGRSLCQETCCRPCCCQTTCCRTTCCRPSCGVSSCCRPVCCQPTCPRPTCCISSCYRPSCCVSSCGSSCCRPTCCISSCCRRQCCQPTCSHPTCCISSCSHPSCCGSSCGSSCGSSCCRPTCCISSCYRPSCCGSSCGSSCCRPTCCISSCCRPQCCQPVCCQPTCSRISSCCRPSCCGSGCCLRPVCGRVSCHTTCYRPTCVISTCPRPVCCPSSCC, encoded by the coding sequence ATGGTCAGCTCCTGTTGTGGCTCCGTCTGCTCTGACCAGAGCTGTGGTCGAAGTCTCTGCCAGGAAACCTGCTGCCGCCCCTGCTGCTGCCAGACCACCTGCTGCAGGACCACCTGCTGCCGCCCCAGCTGTGGTGTGTCCAGCTGCTGCCGCCCCGTCTGCTGCCAGCCCACCTGCCCTCGCCCCACCTGCTGCATCTCTAGCTGCTACCGCCCCTCCTGCTGTGTTTCCAGCTGTGGGTCCAGCTGCTGCAGGCCCACCTGCTGCATCTCCAGCTGCTGCAGGCGCCAGTGCTGCCAGCCCACCTGCTCTCACCCCACCTGCTGCATCTCTAGCTGCTCCCACCCCTCCTGCTGTGGGTCCAGCTGTGGGTCCAGCTGTGGTTCCAGCTGCTGCAGGCCCACCTGCTGCATCTCCAGCTGCTACCGCCCCTCCTGCTGTGGTTCCAGCTGTGGGTCCAGCTGCTGCAGGCCTACCTGCTGCATCTCCAGCTGCTGCAGGCCCCAGTGCTGCCAGCCTGTGTGCTGCCAGCCCACCTGCTCCCGCATCTCCAGCTGCTGCCGCCCCTCTTGCTGTGGCTCCGGCTGCTGCCTGCGCCCAGTGTGTGGCCGGGTCTCCTGCCACACCACTTGCTATCGCCCCACCTGTGTCATCTCCACCTGCCCCCGCCCCGTGTGCTGTCCCTCCTCTTGCTGCTGA
- the LOC112583518 gene encoding keratin-associated protein 4-11-like isoform X3, with amino-acid sequence MVSSCCGSVCSDQSCGRSLCQETCCRPCCCQTTCCRTTCCRPSCGVSSCCRPVCCQPTCPRPTCCISSCYRPSCCVSSCGSSCCRPTCCISSCCRPTCCISSCCRPQCCQPVCCQPTCSRISSCCRPSCCGSGCCLRPVCGRVSCHTTCYRPTCVISTCPRPVCCPSSCC; translated from the exons ATGGTCAGCTCCTGTTGTGGCTCCGTCTGCTCTGACCAGAGCTGTGGTCGAAGTCTCTGCCAGGAAACCTGCTGCCGCCCCTGCTGCTGCCAGACCACCTGCTGCAGGACCACCTGCTGCCGCCCCAGCTGTGGTGTGTCCAGCTGCTGCCGCCCCGTCTGCTGCCAGCCCACCTGCCCTCGCCCCACCTGCTGCATCTCTAGCTGCTACCGCCCCTCCTGCTGTGTTTCCAGCTGTGGGTCCAGCTGCTGCAGGCCCACCTGCTGCATCTCCAGCTGCTGCAG GCCTACCTGCTGCATCTCCAGCTGCTGCAGGCCCCAGTGCTGCCAGCCTGTGTGCTGCCAGCCCACCTGCTCCCGCATCTCCAGCTGCTGCCGCCCCTCTTGCTGTGGCTCCGGCTGCTGCCTGCGCCCAGTGTGTGGCCGGGTCTCCTGCCACACCACTTGCTATCGCCCCACCTGTGTCATCTCCACCTGCCCCCGCCCCGTGTGCTGTCCCTCCTCTTGCTGCTGA
- the LOC112583519 gene encoding keratin-associated protein 4-11-like isoform X2, translating to MVSSCCGSVCSDQSCGRSLCLETCCRPSCCQTTCCRTTCCRPSCGVSSCCRPVCCQPTCPRPTCCISSCYRPSCCVSSCGSSCCRPTCCISSCCRRQCCQPTCSHPTCCISSCSHPSCCGSSCCRPTCCIASCYRPSCCASSCGSSCCRPTCCISSCCRPRCCQPVCCQPTCSRISSCCRPSCCGSACCLRPVCGRVSCHTTCYRPTCVISTCPRPVCCPSSCC from the exons ATGGTCAGCTCCTGTTGTGGCTCCGTCTGCTCTGACCAGAGCTGTGGTCGAAGTCTCTGCCTGGAGACCTGCTGCCGCCCCAGCTGCTGCCAGACCACCTGCTGCAGGACCACCTGCTGCCGCCCCAGCTGTGGTGTGTCCAGCTGCTGCCGCCCGGTCTGCTGCCAGCCCACCTGCCCTCGCCCCACCTGCTGCATCTCTAGCTGCTATCGCCCCTCCTGCTGTGTTTCCAGCTGTGGTTCCAGCTGCTGCAGGCCTACCTGCTGCATCTCCAGCTGCTGCAGGCGCCAGTGCTGCCAGCCCACCTGCTCTCACCCCACCTGCTGCATCTCTAGCTGCTCCCACCCCTCCTGCTGTGG GTCCAGCTGCTGCAGGCCTACCTGCTGCATCGCCAGCTGCTACCGCCCCTCCTGCTGTGCATCCAGCTGTGGGTCCAGCTGCTGCAGGCCTACCTGCTGCATCTCCAGCTGCTGCAGGCCCCGGTGCTGCCAGCCTGTGTGCTGCCAGCCCACCTGCTCCCGCATCTCCAGCTGCTGCCGCCCCTCTTGCTGTGGCTCCGCCTGCTGCCTGCGCCCAGTGTGTGGCCGGGTCTCCTGCCACACCACTTGCTATCGCCCCACCTGTGTCATCTCCACCTGCCCCCGCCCCGTGTGCTGTCCCTCCTCTTGCTGCTGA
- the LOC123465556 gene encoding keratin-associated protein 4-7-like: MVSSCCGSVCSDHSCGRSLCQETCCRPSCCQTTCCRTTCCRPSCGGSSCCRPVCCQPTCPRPTCCISSCYRPSCCVSSCGSSCCRPTCCISSCCRPQCCQPTCSHPTCCISSCCRPSCCASSCGSSCCRPTCCISSCCRPRCCQPVCCQPTCSRISSCCRPSCCGSACCLRPVCGRVSCHTTCYRPTCVISTCPRPVCCPSSCC, translated from the coding sequence ATGGTCAGCTCCTGTTGTGGCTCCGTCTGCTCTGACCACAGCTGTGGCCGAAGTCTCTGCCAGGAGACCTGCTGCCGGCCCAGCTGCTGCCAGACCACCTGCTGCAGGACCACCTGCTGCCGCCCCAGCTGCGGTGGGTCCAGCTGCTGCCGCCCGGTCTGCTGCCAGCCCACCTGCCCTCGCCCCACCTGCTGCATCTCTAGCTGCTACCGCCCCTCCTGCTGTGTTTCCAGCTGTGGGTCCAGCTGCTGCAGGCCCACCTGCTGCATCTCCAGCTGCTGCAGGCCCCAGTGCTGCCAGCCCACCTGCTCTCACCCCACCTGCTGCATCTCTAGCTGCTGCCGCCCCTCCTGCTGTGCGTCCAGCTGTGGGTCCAGCTGCTGCAGGCCCACCTGCTGCATCTCCAGCTGCTGCAGGCCCCGGTGCTGCCAGCCTGTGTGCTGCCAGCCCACCTGCTCCCGCATCTCCAGCTGCTGCCGCCCCTCTTGCTGTGGCTCCGCCTGCTGCCTGCGCCCAGTGTGTGGCCGGGTCTCCTGCCACACCACTTGCTATCGCCCCACCTGTGTCATCTCCACCTGCCCCCGCCCCGTGTGCTGTCCCTCCTCTTGCTGCTGA